The Deinococcus puniceus genome segment GGGGTGGGGCGGCACATCCAGCAGCGTGACCTGAAAGCCGTGCCAGAGCCTCAGCAGCGCGGCGGTGTGGCCGGAGCCCGCGCCCATATCGAGCACCTGCCCGCCAACGGGATGCGGCGCGATTCGGCCCGCCAAGTCTGCCGCCCGCCGCCACGCGACTGGGCCGTAGAGGGCGGCGGCAATGGAGGCCCAGACCCGCACCTACACGCCCCGTTTTTTGGTGCCTTTCATCGGCGCGTGTGTCCAAGGATCGTCGGGCCAAGGGTGCTTGGGATAGCGTCCCCGTAAGTCCTTGCGAACCTCGAAATAGCTGGAATTCCAGAACGAGCGCAAATCCTGCGTGACCTGCACAGGCCGTCCGGCGGGCGACAGCAGATGCAGCAGCACGGGCGTCCGGCCCCCATTCACGGTGGGCGTCTCGGCCAGCCCAAACAATTCCTGCAACTTCACCGCCAAAATGGGCGCATCGCCGGGGCGGTAGTCCAGCCGGATGCGGCTCCCGGTGGGCACGCTCAGGTGCGTGGGGGCCAATTCGTCCAGTTGCGCGGGCAGCGGCCAAGGCAAGAGGGCTTGCAAGGAGGGCAGCAGGTGAATGCGTCCCAGATCTTCCCGGCTGCGGGCATTGCCGAGGTGCGGCCCAAGCCACGTGTCCAGTGTGTCCAGCAGCGCCGTATCAGACAAATCGGGCCAACCGTCATCAGGCCGCCAGTGCCGTACCGATTCCACACGGGCGCGAAGTTGCGCGGCTTCTGGCGAGAAATTCAGCAGATGCAATCCCTCGGTGCGGATGGCTCCGGCCAATGCGCCCACCCGCGCCCCGGTGGGCAACTCACGCAGGGGTTGGCTACTCAGCACCAACGCGCCTACCCGCTGTTGCCGCTCAGCCAGCAGCGTGCCCGTGCGGGAATCCCAACGCACCACGTCGGCGGCTTCGGCGCGGGCCTCTAGTGCGGCGCGGCCTAATGGGGCCGCCAGAAAAATCCGGCCTTCCGCACTGCCTGAGTATTTGGCTGCTGCGCCGGGTGTGGCGTCCAGATGCGCCACTGCCAACGCTGAAGCCCCGGCCAACGGGTCTCCTTCGGGCAGCGCCGCGCCCTGTCCACCTGCCAGCAAAAACCGCCCGCGTCCGTCCTCCCGCGCCAGTGCCGCCCGCTCCGGGTAAGCCAGTGCCACCAACGCGCCCACGTCGTAGCCGTCCGGGGGAGTAAGATCAGGCCGCACTTTCAGCAGCGTGCGCCACTGCTTAGAGAGGCGTTCCACCCGCTCCAGCACGGCCACGTCGGCTGCGGTGCGCTCGCTACGTCGCCACGCCCGCAGTGCCGCCACCCGGTCTGTCAGATCGGCCCCAGAACCGGGGGGCAACGGGTCGCGTTCTTCCAGTAGGGCGGCCACGTCGGCGGCCAATGCTCCATCTTCGGCCCCGTTGAGCAGGTGCGCCAAGCGGGGATGCGTGGGGAAGTCCAGCAATCTTGCTCCCGCTGTCGTCACCCGTCCGGCGTCATCCAGTGCGTCCAGATCGTGCAGCAGCGTGCGGGCGAGGGCCACACGCGGTGCGGGCGGCACGTCCAGCCAGTGCAGGGTGGCCGGGTCGGGCGTGCCCCACTGCGCCAATTCCAGCGTCAGCGGGGCGAGGTCGGCTTCCAGCACTTCGGGCAGGCTGGCGGCGGGCAACAGGGCGTGCGTGCGCTCGCTCCAGAGGCGGTAGGCCACCCCCGGCGCGGTGCGTCCGGCCCGTCCTGCACGCTGCGTGGCGCTGTCCCGCGTGACCCGCCCCGTGACCATGCGCGACAGCCCCGATGCCGGATCGAAGCGCTGGGTGCGGCTCTGCCCACCGTCTATGACCACCCGCACGCCCGCAATGGTCAGGCTGGTTTCGGCAATAGACGTGGCGAGAACCACTTTGCGCCGCCCACTCGGATCAGGCAGGAGCGCCCGCCGTTGCGCGGTTAAAGGTAGGTCGCCGTAGAGGGGCAACACTACGGTTCCCGCTGCTTCCAGATCGGCCAGTTGCCCCGCCGCCCCCCGAATCTCGCGCACGCCCGGCAAGAAGGCCAGAATGTCGCCGGGGTCGGCCTCCAGCGCCGAGCGCACGGCCCGCGCCACCGCGTCTTCTACCCGCCCCACCGGGTCGGCACTCAGGTAGCGCACCTCCACCGGGTAGGCCCGCCCCGCGCTCTCGATCAGCGGGGCATTCAGGCGTGAGGGCAGGTCAGCATTCAGGGTGGCACTCATGACCAGCACGCGCAGGTCGTCGCGCAGTGCGCCCTGCACTTCCCGCAGTAAGGCCAGCGCCAAATCAGCGTTCAGGCTGCGTTCGTGGAATTCGTCCAGAATGACCAATCCCACGCCCGCCAGTTCAGGATCGCGCTGCAATCGGCGGGTCAGAATGCCCTCAGTCACAACCTCTATTCGGGTGGCCGCCGACACCCGCGACTCGAAGCGCACGCGGTAGCCCACGCTCTGGCCTACTTCCTCACCCAAGGTTTCGGCCATGCGGGACGCTACCGCCCGCGCCGCCACCCGCCGGGGCTGAAGCATCACGATGGTTTGGCCTGCCAGCCAAGATTCATCAAGCAGAGCCAGCGGCAGCGCCGTGCTTTTGCCCGCGCCGGGGGGAGCCTGCACCACCACCAATGCCGTATGGTGCAGCGCCGCCCGCACCGCCGGAATCACTTCGGCAATGGGCAAGTCGGTGGGCGGCAGGAGAGAAGCAGACATTTCGGCAGGCATGCTAGCGCGGGTGGGCGGGCAGAGGAATGGAACGCCTGTTCAGCAAAAGCGTGTACACTCACGGCGTCCTGCAAGGGACGCGGCGCATGACAACCGGGGCAAGAGCGGGTACAACACGGACGTGAAAGCGCCCGGAGTTGCGATCCGGGCGCTTCAGAAAAGGAGGTGATTTCCTTATGGCTCAACACCGTAAGGTTACACCAAAACGCCCGCGCAAGCCAATCAAGCCGAGTGACGTTGCTGCGATCATAGCAGCGGTAGGCACTCTGCTGATGGGCTTGGCGGCGGTTCTGACAGCCCTGAACTAAGCCCTCTCGCGCTCCGGTTGCGTGTGCCTAAATTCCGATATTCAGCGGCCCTTCTGCCTGTCAGCAGTTGGGCCGTTTTCTATATCGGAACAGGCAGCCCCTCTAGCCTTAGAACGTCCCGCAAATCGCGCAGCACCGCATCCGGCGTTTCCCCATTCAGCGCGTGTCCGGTGGGCAGGAAGGCTGCTCGCATCCCCACTTGCTGTGGCCTCCACACGTCATTTTTGGGCGAGTCGCCTACAAACCAAGTTTCCGCCGCCGACACGCCCAGCCGTTCCAGCGCCAGCGTGTAGATGCGGGGGTCAGGTTTGCTCAGGCCCACTTCCTTGCTGATCACGACATCATCGACAAGGGGCCGGAGACCGCAGCCTTCCAAACAGGCGGTCTGTACGTCCTTCCAGCCGTTGGTGACGACGCCTATTCGGATTCCAGCCGCTCGCAACTCGTCCAGTGCGTTTACCGCGTATGGCATGAGGGCAGGAGCAGTCAGGAAATGGGTGGCAAAATCTTGGAATAACTGCTCGGAGTCGTGCAGTAAGCCAAATTCCCCGATCAAATCTGGGAAAACTTCCCGCTTAGCTCTGTACCCAAAATCGTCCAACTCGGTGAACCTTTCTGCATACCCAGCAGGCAGACCAAACCGTTCCATATGCCCGCTCAGCCAGCTTTGCACGGTGGCGTTTCGGTCATGCAAGGTGCCGTCCAGATCGAACAGAACGGCGCGTACTGGAGTCAACGCGGCCCCGGACGAATGCTGAGATCAGGGATGGTGGCGTCACGCGGCAAGTTCAGCACAGAGCAGATAGCGTCGGCCACCGTTTCGGCCTGTACGAAGGCGGTAGGGTCATACGTTGCGCCTTCCTGCCCGCGCACCTTGCGCTGCATTTCGGTGGCGGTGCGGCCCGGATAGAGGCTGGTGACGCGCACGTCGTGGGGCGCTTCCTCGTCGCGCAGGGCGTCGGCCAAGGCTTTCAGGGCGTGCTTGCTGGCGGCGTAACTGGCCCACTCTGCGCCCGCCCGCAGTCCCGCGCCGCTGTTCACGAACAGAACCGTGCCGCGCTCTGCCCGCACACGCGCCAGCAGCAGCCGGGTCAGTTCGGCGGGGGCCACCACGTTCACGGTCAGGGTGTGCGTCCACACCGCGTAATTCTGCTCGGCCACCGCGCCCAATTCCACCATTCCGGCGTTGTGAATCAGGTTAGTCACGCGGCCCAATCCAGCCAAAGCCCCCGCAAACGTTTCGGGCCGCGTCAGATCAAGGGTCAATGTTTCGCCGCCCACTTCTGCCTGCAACGTGTCCAGTTTGGCTGGGTCACGCCCCACCAGAATCAGGTCGTGTGCGCCAGCCAAAGCGCGGGCGAGCGCTGCGCCGATGCCGCCAGTGGCACCGGTGATGAGGGTCACGGGTTGGGTCATGGGCAGACGCTAGCGCACTTGGCGGGTGGAGGCACAGCAAAACCGCCGCACCCATTCAGGGAAGCGGCGGTCAGAGGTTAGAGTTTAAGGCTCAGGGGCAAGGAGTCACTGCACTTGCGCTGTTGCGGGGCGTAGGGGCCGCCGCCGTAAAATCGCTGGCGTTGTTATTGGCGTCGGTGCAGCCGTTTCCGGCACGGGTGGCGGCAGTGGTGTTGCTCAGAGCCGGAGCCGCAGCAGCGCCTTCAAAGGCGTTGGCGCTGCCGTAGCCCACGAAGTCCAGCACGTCGGGATCGGCCAGTCCGGTAATCGCTGCGGCGTTGGCTACCAGCGCGATTTTGCCGTTGGTGCCCGACATCAGAATGCCCGTACCCGTGAAGTTGGCGTCGGGCGTGGGCAGGGCCGCCGCGGGGCCTGTGCCGTCCGACATGCGGATCAGGAAGGATTGGCCGGGCTGCACGTTGAAGGTGGGCAGGGCGATGGAAGCGGTGGCCGTCGCCGCGAACGTGCCTGCCGCCGAAGCGTACTGCACGCTCATTCCTGCCGTACTCACAGGCTGCTTGCTGCGGTTGAACAACTCCACGAAGTCGCTGAGGAAGGTTGCGCCGCCGTTGCCGCCCGCGCCGTAGACCTGCCGAATCACGAGTGCGCCGCCTGCCACTGCCGCTGCTGGGTTCACGGTCACGTTCAGGGTGCTGCTGTCGCTGAGTGCGCCGTTGCGGGCGGTGATGGTGTACTGGTAGCTGCCGGGGGCCGTGCCAGCCGGGGCCGAAACAGTGGCGTTGAAGGCTGCGCCGCTGGCGACGGTGGCGGGCACGGTCACGATGGCGGGTGCGCCGCTGTTAGGCGTCACGGTCAGGGTGATGGGGCCGCTGGCGTTCACGTTGCTGGCGGTAAAGCTCTGGGTCACGCTT includes the following:
- a CDS encoding HAD family hydrolase, translated to MTPVRAVLFDLDGTLHDRNATVQSWLSGHMERFGLPAGYAERFTELDDFGYRAKREVFPDLIGEFGLLHDSEQLFQDFATHFLTAPALMPYAVNALDELRAAGIRIGVVTNGWKDVQTACLEGCGLRPLVDDVVISKEVGLSKPDPRIYTLALERLGVSAAETWFVGDSPKNDVWRPQQVGMRAAFLPTGHALNGETPDAVLRDLRDVLRLEGLPVPI
- a CDS encoding SDR family oxidoreductase, which gives rise to MTQPVTLITGATGGIGAALARALAGAHDLILVGRDPAKLDTLQAEVGGETLTLDLTRPETFAGALAGLGRVTNLIHNAGMVELGAVAEQNYAVWTHTLTVNVVAPAELTRLLLARVRAERGTVLFVNSGAGLRAGAEWASYAASKHALKALADALRDEEAPHDVRVTSLYPGRTATEMQRKVRGQEGATYDPTAFVQAETVADAICSVLNLPRDATIPDLSIRPGPR
- the hrpB gene encoding ATP-dependent helicase HrpB, encoding MSASLLPPTDLPIAEVIPAVRAALHHTALVVVQAPPGAGKSTALPLALLDESWLAGQTIVMLQPRRVAARAVASRMAETLGEEVGQSVGYRVRFESRVSAATRIEVVTEGILTRRLQRDPELAGVGLVILDEFHERSLNADLALALLREVQGALRDDLRVLVMSATLNADLPSRLNAPLIESAGRAYPVEVRYLSADPVGRVEDAVARAVRSALEADPGDILAFLPGVREIRGAAGQLADLEAAGTVVLPLYGDLPLTAQRRALLPDPSGRRKVVLATSIAETSLTIAGVRVVIDGGQSRTQRFDPASGLSRMVTGRVTRDSATQRAGRAGRTAPGVAYRLWSERTHALLPAASLPEVLEADLAPLTLELAQWGTPDPATLHWLDVPPAPRVALARTLLHDLDALDDAGRVTTAGARLLDFPTHPRLAHLLNGAEDGALAADVAALLEERDPLPPGSGADLTDRVAALRAWRRSERTAADVAVLERVERLSKQWRTLLKVRPDLTPPDGYDVGALVALAYPERAALAREDGRGRFLLAGGQGAALPEGDPLAGASALAVAHLDATPGAAAKYSGSAEGRIFLAAPLGRAALEARAEAADVVRWDSRTGTLLAERQQRVGALVLSSQPLRELPTGARVGALAGAIRTEGLHLLNFSPEAAQLRARVESVRHWRPDDGWPDLSDTALLDTLDTWLGPHLGNARSREDLGRIHLLPSLQALLPWPLPAQLDELAPTHLSVPTGSRIRLDYRPGDAPILAVKLQELFGLAETPTVNGGRTPVLLHLLSPAGRPVQVTQDLRSFWNSSYFEVRKDLRGRYPKHPWPDDPWTHAPMKGTKKRGV